From the Helianthus annuus cultivar XRQ/B chromosome 17, HanXRQr2.0-SUNRISE, whole genome shotgun sequence genome, the window tcagacccagtaaatgtaagtggcttagctgagttgaatgtcttaaaggtgcactgaacattgttattgttattgtttgcctgatttatctgggcgataaggttcgggagtacagcagcgaattgctgagcgattaaggctgccaaagcggcatcctgagcttgatcacgtcgaggaggcatattctaaaagagcaaagaaacaCGAGGGAAAAACAAGTaagatgtcattggatattcaaaactggatgttaagaatatcgacaaggcataaggattgtgaccatttgttcgttacttaaaacaaacaaacgacactgtgacaaatcaaagtaaatgggtcaatataatgtattactgaagacatgctcgcctataagtgaacacccaccccaagagttcccaggtaagagtgactggtccgatactgcggatttgtacgaacactctagccttagacagaaaactcagggtacaggcattcacccttccagtttgcacgtgttcacattatttagacccaaactttgacgatattttaaaaacaccaaaggctcaaaagcctaaaaacaaatcatctaaggatagatgacttcttgtgatgttttgaaaaattttgactcGAGAGAACGAATTGTGTATTGTTTTTTGTTAATCACCTAtggataggtgaagtgtattgttttaagactaaacacaagataatttgtgttagggtcctaggaaggttatagtctaggtcaaagcattactaataacctaattccctataaccattggctctgataccaacttttctgtcacaccccgaccacgtaaaacaacaaatcgtggcggaaacgtcggggagtgttgtaacagaatcattgtttcacaaccatggatcaaatagttttgttttattgaattattgaactcattgtttttgtacaattcagataaatataaataattgtttctcagttttatagtcactaaggcacgagtccatcctatgtgtagcatgcatcaacaatcatcacatagcagtacctgaaacatatatgaaaataggtacgtcagcataaaaatgcctgtgagtagcataagattttgtgtattagattcatggctttggataatgtgagaaaaggttttatgttttcaaaatagccatgaatctaatgtaaaagttttgtttctgaaaacgtgtcgttttggaaaaaagtttatagtatagacaaaaatatactttggttttgaaaagcttgtataaatagtataacaaagtatactttagttttgaaatggttaaatggatagtatatcgaaatatactttagtaattaaaataatagttttggtagtatatctcaaatatactttggtttaaggataaaagtgttggtagtatatcaaattatacttcggtttgaaaatagcatatcaaatatgctttggtttaaaaatagcatatcagttatgctttggtagtatatcaaattatactttagtttatgaaataacaaagtaggtagtatatcaaactatactttggtaaacagtagcatatcaaactatgttttggatagtatatcaaaatatactttagtttaaaataacaaagtagtatgttaaaacatatgttggattttgtacttagtatatcaaaatatactttggtatatcacatttgagagcacatcaaactgtacttttgtagtatatcaacatatacaaagaaagtgtgatttggtattcaatcaagccttagtgtatcaaactacactttggagactatagaaataccacgaaggcaatttctatttggttaaaatttggtttctgacattccatacaacaggaatggggtgtctagtcctatagcgctatatcatactaccaatcggctgggtgaatgtataaaaatggtacaatccaacaatttgtttattaagttttggaaaatcagtgtttaaaccataggtaattgtttaatttgtcaaaagaatatgtattaagcatgtgtaatcatatagtttaaaatcaggaaaataacagataggcatatatgtttcaccccaaaacaattgaaaacagtaaaagaggggactatgtactcacttgagattgcaagtatccttgattaagtgtcctaaccaagctcgggaaatcaaggaatcaagtggcacctagtacggatcactatgttaaacaatcggatcctaaatcgggagataggatagaatgaagttctataaatcaaatgagtattgcaactcatatggcatgatttaatagagctaacattctgatttggaagtctacctaagtgcttttgacccgtttcgacccattatggtagtataagccactataatgcgtcgtttgcgtaaaactaggttcggatggttaactatgtgctatgtcaagtcttacatgcccaattatccctaaacatgttactaattcagattatatgtcaaaaatatgttcacatagtcaaaatacggattttagcttcaaaagggcattttggtcatttcctatgggcatacaagctaactagcatacgactaaccaatcctatgtgatcataaggtataacctcagtggttattccctatgcaactatgatcactaactaagcttggtcggatcttaaagatcgaccaaatgggtcgggttcgaaaggctaagcggttgtttagaccgcttacctttcgaccctaaacaagcactaatctaatagtgtcgagttaaacatgtcaaaacatgtctaacctactgatttggtatcaaaacaaaacgttttgataccctaaagtagttccgttgcaaaatgcgtgctaaaacgcattttgaccgaaactttgactcgacactacaactagttaacgtggtaatcagcggctataatcacgaaggattataactatcgtgattacaatcacgtttcaaagttcaattgaactttgacttgaccaattgatggtcaaaaccgaaagtcaaactgttggccaaacgtttgactttctgcattacataaggaaaaagccataaaaagaatgaaagaagctcactaagggtccttgctatcttttcaacaagaagacaaagtcccaattcagcttaggagagctccaaagcagatgtgaaggagagaaagaaggaatgggcaatgaacaagtgaatggagtggcctatttatacttgttggtgatcaacaagatcatgacaagtggtttgtttagccattaagcaacgAATCataaccatacaagtgttagggacagctggtattacttggagaggtgctaacttggtcaccacacaaaggaattgcaagaaaggtccctgaattatcaaactgatgctgaagacaatgtttctgcccagatgtgatggtcgcgtagcgcgaccataaagccttatggtcgtcgcgcacgcgacggtgtaggctgaactttcaaagtttggcagaaatggtccctgcacgttttTAAAGCCTTTtttgatgcgtttaaaccccattaacctcattttaaggctctaaaatgaagttaaagtataggggactcaaaacatgctcgaaaacatctcggatgtcggttcgtttggtcgtacgatcgcgttgttcggttaattacgacggaactcaaacggatgcgaaaacgaaccaaattaagcgacgaatggaatttttttgcatgcctatcactaaaataaaaatattttagtgtgtacaaaaattttggatgtccagatgtggtcagaacgtaagacatgcgcgaaaatacaaacttacgccgtttttgacacttttagtccttgtaagatcatataagcatgttttcgcacaccgaacctatcaaagcttatttctaagccatgtttaggttatatatggtatgtttaacttatgatcaaattCCGGACtgttcgttaccttacgaatcggtatagtttcgcagtttgacgcaaatagtccctgcgatcgaataaacttgtttttgccatcccaaaccttccaaaacttatttctaagttatgtaaaggtcatttaaggtatgttaagcctatttcactattccggtgtgtttgtcgcgctaaactgattacgtttacgcaccagtgcgcatataactttccagaaagcgatttaaagctcggaattgaacaagaattgatatgtgcaaaggatacacatatttatataaaTCCTAGGTATGAAatacaatgtttcataggtttggcatttgtttggtgttcgtggtgacacaggtgtcacatgatAGCCCTTCCACCACGCGTTGTATAGCGTGGAATACCACCGCCACCGGTGATAATCACGCCTCGAACCTAAAACGTGTTGAAAGTTTCACGCGTGAAGAAGTTGTGCAATtcagttttgttttttttctttaatcATGAATCATGTAATTGGTAGATAgattaaaaagttaaaaaaaacttaCAAGGATCGAAGGAGAATGAGCTGAATCATGTAACAGCGGCTGATGGAGGAAGAAGGAGCCGAACCCTAAAATCCACTTAAAATAAATATTAATGAACTGAGCTGGACTAATAAAAATGTTTGataaaaaagtaaaataaaaataaaaacacataattCAAAGCAAACTAGTGATGTTTAGTTTTTTAATTTGCAATGtctattttttttaagtttgtaatttaggatttatttaatttataatttaaaaataaaaaaccatGAATGACATCTCTCTTTTTTAAAGCCGAATGACATCTAGTTTGTTGATAACAAAGTTATGAACATGACAAACACTAGAGTACAACATTTTGAAATTCACAATATTCATAATCTGTGGGAGTTTTCTTGTGGTGGAGTTAAAATATATTTGACAATTCTTAGGGCTAAGGGGCGGTCACgttatacaaaagtataacgcgTGATACTAGTTTTCAACGCGTGGATGTCGACCGCCGCCATAACGAAAACGCGTTATATCATCACGGTTTGATGATTCCGTGATATTTTCAACGGCGTGATGATGTTTAATTGTGAGGGTAATTGTtagttggggggaaattgttgggtgtggtggtgagtgatgaccaccctcactaaaaaggttgtgagtgatggaaaaatggttcatgacatggcggaacttgattggtgcttgtgagtgataaattctatcactagtgaaccacccccctCCCCATAGTTGTTTCGCTGGCTTGTAGAGTTTTTGGGAATATTATTTTTCAATGCAAAACCTTAGAAACGTCCCAAAATACATAGATGGGGAAATGCAACAAGTAAAACGTTGATGACAAATATATATTGAACTAGCATTTGCGCCAGTGCGATCCAACACCTTTGGGTTCAAAATCATGTAGTAGTAACAAGAACAAGAAACAGTAAGAGAGGGTCCCCAAAATGTCACAATCGATAGTATGCAAGGGCAAAGTACGAGTCAAAGAATGATAAAAGGATAATCGAGTGGACTTGGATTTAGGACAAGTGTTGCAATTTGTTTTAAGAAATTAATTAAGGGTAACATGAAAGAACAAAATATGAGAGAATACAAAGTTTTTGGTTAAGCCGGGAACACAGAGTATTTGTTTGAATGTGAGAGTGTCATGTGATAAAGAAATGAACATCTAACAGGTACGAGAGATAGTTAGCCTCATACCATTGTCGAGCATTGATTTTTTGGAACCAAGATACGGGTTCTATCATGAACCATGAAAATATCCAACCTCATATGTTTATACAATTATAGTATCAATTTAGTCTGTTAAAATATTTTAATCAACAAATCAAGccgaaaaaatatataattagcTACCCAAACGAACCAATATAAAACATATTCTATAACATTTTGACAAAGAATAAACATATTACTATTCTATGACGTTTTTTCTTTCTCAGATCTTTGAGAGTTTCTTCTTGTCTATTTAGATGCCAACGTCTGGACCCAAAAAAATTGTAACTTTACCAAGGAATGAGACAACTTATTGGCAACCCTTAATTTGTGGAGATAATACCTACTTTTGGACTAGTAGCTACCACATGGCACCACTCTCCTCTCTCTGGCCGATCTCTTTCCTCGTTTCCATCATCATCATTTTGTTGTTGTATTCCTGTGGGTGGATTCCACAACGTTCCATCATTCTGTCATTTTTTATGATCACAAGAAAGAACCATCCTTGCAATTTTATTTAGCATGTTCTCTGGGTACATCAAAGGGTTGTCATATTAGACATTTACACCTTTCATTACACTTCTTTGTTTCTAGCTGATCCATCCCTAGATGATAAGGATATTTCATCTTCTACTTGATCTCCTTTCACATTTTATGAGGAGACTTACTCTCTATTGTTTCGAGCGTCTGACAGTGGCCACGTTCATAGATATAATATGTTAGTGATCAGGTGAAATTAGTATCACAAGTGATCAATTTCTACAATTATAGCGTCAAATAAAGATAGAAagtcatttttgtaaatatcatTCATAAGTAGTCTAGTTGCTGTGTTGCTTGTTTTGGTCTTTTGGGAGTTGTCATCACTGATCAGTAGTGTCTCTAGATGAAGAAAGAAATTAGACATATACATCTGAAAACATTAGCCGTTTATTTTCTGATACTTGTATGTGGCATAGGGCTTGGGGCTACATTAATCTTTTGCCTTTATAGTATACCCTTAAACTCAAAACCGAAGCAATTCTTCTCACTCGAAGTACCGTCTAACAATTTTATAGAACAACCACGACTCTATCCTATCAATCCGGAAGTGACAAAGAAGAAAGAGAGCACCACCTCCCACACAAACATTGTGGCCACTAATACAAGCAGCAAGAGTGTTAAAGAAGAACCAAAAGTTGTATCGGAAACACCACGACCAGCTGCATCAAGCGCGTTTTTACACAGCATGACAGACGAAGAGTTGTTTTGGAGAGCGTCAATGGTCCCTAGAATACATAAGCCTCCATTCAAGAAGATACCAAAGGTTGCTTTCATGTTCTTAGTAAGAGGAAGGTTACCATTGTCTCCCCTTTGGGAAAGGTTTTTTAGAGGTTATAAAGGATTTTACTCTATATATGTGCATACCCAACCATACTTTATTGGTGAAGTGGCTCCAGAACCTATGTTTCAAGGTAGAAGAATTCCAAGTGAGGTATGTTCATCCTGGATTTAACCTTTCTTTTATTTGACTTGTCTTTTTCTTGGTTATTCATACATTTATATCCTAACAAAAGTGCTCTAAGAAGAGCAAACTAATTATTAAAATTACTTCCACCAATCTATGCATCAAGTTACATAAGTAATGCAACACTTTATATTATAATTTGTAAGAGAAAATGATTCTtctatttgtttattttgtttcaGGTTAGTAATTTTCAAACTACATATGCAAAAGTTGCATTTCTAATGTTACAATCATTTTAGTACTTAATAGTACAGATTTCAATTACCGATGGGAAATTAGATGCTTTCTATTAAAATTGTTTTAATGTGccacacacacaaacactaaaGAAGCCTACATCTACATATCTTTTGTTACTAAAGTACGGTGTATAATATACGATGCAGGTTGTTACGTGGGGAGAAATAAGTATGGTAGAAGCCGAACGGCGCCTTCTAGCAAGTGCATTACTCGATTTCTCAAATGAAAGATTTGTCCTTCTTTCTGAGGCATGCATTCCTCTTTACAACTTCTCAACCATTTACGCTTATCTCATCAACTCCAGAAAGACTTTTGTTGAGTGCTATGACCAAGAAGGCCCAGTCGGGCGTGGACGATATGACCATAACATGGAACCTGTTGTAACACTACAACAATGGCGAAAAGGGTCCCAGTGGTTTGAAGTGGACCGTCACCTAGCCCTAGAGGTCATCTGCGACAAGAAATATTACCCATTGTTTCGAGACTATTGCAAGCCTGCTTGTTATTCAGATGAACATTACATCCCGACGTTGTTGAATATCGAATACCCGCTCGTAAATTCAGATCGAACGTTGACCTATGTTGACTGGTCTAGAGGTGGACCTCATCCGTACAAGTTTGGAAAGTGGGAGGTCACAGCTGATTTATTGAAACGAATGCAGAATGGAACCGAGTGTATGTACAATGGAGAACCCACAAGGGTGTGCTTCTTGTTTGCTAGGAAGTTTATACCAAGTTCTTTGTTTAGGTTATTAGAGCTTGCTCCTGAGGTAATGCATTTTTGAAGTTAACATGTAAAACCTTATATTTCAACCAAGCGACatgtgtttacttttactttGTTTTTGTGGGTATATGTTTTGAAACAAGAAAGCCGATCACTATGCCTTGAAACAAGAAATCCgatcatatatatataattttatatatttgcTCGTCTTTTTACTAATTTTGAATCTTCTATAAACTGTATTTGATATCAGATATAAAGGTTGAAatgtgaatttttttttgaaagagaACTGAATATGTTGCCCGGAatgatctttgatctctagatCGCAAATGATAAACTAAACTTTCATAACTTGAATTTGAATACAATGAGTATGAAACAATGGAATTAATGTGAATGAATGATTGAATTCTACAAATGAAATCTAAgccctatttatagtttctaaTGGATGCGAGTGAATAGACGCGTCCTTTCACGAACGGGTGTGTCTTTTGAATCTTGTGGATGAGAATGAACTTGAAAGGTTGTGTCTTCTTGTCCAAGAGTCGCATCTCTTCATTGTTGATCACAGCCATCGATCGAATAGGTGTATCTTCAAGGAGACATGTTGATTTGGGGTGGAAGTTACCAACTTCCAGATTGTCATctttagtccctgaagtttaTAACCGCCATCTAACTAACTTTAAACTAATAACTACTTAACCCTTGTACTTGAGGATGTGTATGATTAGTATTTCATTCACCCCCTAATCATGAGCATCCTTGAGTTGTTGTAGTCTTGAACTCCGAGCAGTTCTCGCATTGTAGCAAACTTGACTCTTGTTAGTGCCTTTGTTAGTATGTCTGCCCGTTGTAGTTCTCCACTTATGTGTTCCACATTGATGTGTTCGTTCTCCACGCATTCTCTTATGAAATGATAGCGTGTATCAATGTGCTTGCTTCTTCCATGAAAGACTGGATTTCT encodes:
- the LOC110922344 gene encoding glycosyltransferase BC10, giving the protein MKKEIRHIHLKTLAVYFLILVCGIGLGATLIFCLYSIPLNSKPKQFFSLEVPSNNFIEQPRLYPINPEVTKKKESTTSHTNIVATNTSSKSVKEEPKVVSETPRPAASSAFLHSMTDEELFWRASMVPRIHKPPFKKIPKVAFMFLVRGRLPLSPLWERFFRGYKGFYSIYVHTQPYFIGEVAPEPMFQGRRIPSEVVTWGEISMVEAERRLLASALLDFSNERFVLLSEACIPLYNFSTIYAYLINSRKTFVECYDQEGPVGRGRYDHNMEPVVTLQQWRKGSQWFEVDRHLALEVICDKKYYPLFRDYCKPACYSDEHYIPTLLNIEYPLVNSDRTLTYVDWSRGGPHPYKFGKWEVTADLLKRMQNGTECMYNGEPTRVCFLFARKFIPSSLFRLLELAPEVMHF